The DNA region TCTCTGGTTCCTGGCAGTGCCCTGTGGGGTGCAGCTTGGAAGCCCAGCGGGGAAGGCGAGGCACGCAACCACAGTTGCAGCAGAGTGGCGGAATTTGGAGCACCCTCTGCAGGCAGTAAGTGCTTGTCATTATCTCTGTCAGCACTGGCCTAGGGCCTGGTCTCTTCTGGATCCTGCTGTTGGGGTCAGTGGAACTTCAGGAAAGACGGAGGGGTGGGGCATGGCATTTCACAGAACCCTCAGCCACATAAAAAGTACTgtgaataatatgtgtcttttCCTAAAGAACTCAGAGTGGTGTGCAGGTGTTGCAAGTCTCCTAGCCTGTTGTTGTTCTGGTGTAGCTGTTTGAATGGTGAGGAGGACCTGGAAAATGCTAGGGTCTGAGCAGACTTGtgtgcagcctttttttttttttttaatttttattggagtatagttgctttacaatgttgtgttagtttctgctgtacagcaaagtgaatcagttatacatatacatatatctcctcctttttggatttccttcccatttaggtcaccacagagcactgagtagaattccctgtgctatacagtaggttctcattagttatctattttatacagagtagtgtatatgtgtcaatcccctcgtcccaattcatcccacccccgctttccccctggtatccatatgtctgttctctacgtctgtgtctctatttctgctttgcaaatgagttcatctgtattgtttttctagattccacatataagcgatactatacatttgtttttctctttctgacttacttcactctgtatgacagtctctaggtctagccacgtctctgcaaatagcacagttttgttcctttttatggctgagtaatatttatgTGCAGCCTTTAAGAATGTAGTCTTTTGATTTTGTAAATgaacatttgttaaaattattttttttcctagataATCCCCTATGTTGGGACCATTTCTGAGCAGCTGGAGCCTGGAACTTTGATTGTACTACGTGGGCATGTTCCTAGTGACTCAGACAGGTAAAGTCATTCTGTTAGATGAGAAAAGAACAAGAATAAACTTGTTGTGATTGtgggacaaaaaaaaatcatgagggaGAGACCATTTGGATACTTGGAGGCCTGATTTTGCTTTTATAGCACCCCTGGCCAAGGTGCTGAGGAAATTggaatgaaaaactgaaatacaggttatttggattttttgttGCTGTAAGTCTGATTTTAGTATAAAGAATTAGAGATACGGTTAATGAAGGGAACTGTGGTCAGATGACAGGGACAGAGTCTAGTTACAGTGTCCCACACCATCTCTTAAGACCTGTTCTGGGTGGTTTTATCTAATGCTTGCTTTGGGTAAAGTCTGGACGAGGCTGTATCAGCTAGAGTTGGGCTTGGCTCTATGTGGTGGATACCGGAACAACAGTGGTTTAAATAAGATGTGAACGTGACATCTAAAGGGGACAGTCCAGAGGGCTGAAGGGCATGCCAGCGAGCTGCTGGAGGAGTGGGCCTCTTCACGCTCTCACCCTGCCATCCCAGGGTGAGGTCCTCTTTCTCATGGTTCCTGGAAGCTAGGACTCTGGTCCTCACGTTGTGTTTGGGTAGCTGCCTGGGACCATGTGCTatttggggggaaggggtggggggtggacagAAGGCAGATGCCAACTGACTTTTGAGACCGTTTCCAGGAGTTTTCCTTGCACACTTCACTTCTACCCCATTGGCAGAGCTTGGGGCACCTGGGTGAACCCACCTGCGGGGGGACTGGGCAATGTGGGTGCTTGTGGTGGACCGCCACCAAAAGCATGTGAGTGAACAGAGGATCCGTCAGCTGTCACTCGGCCTGCGTTTCTGCGCTGCCGGGCCTGTGAGGCCGCCTTCCTTCCTGAGTCCTCACGTGGCCTGTGTTTCTTCCCCTCCTCAGGTTCCAGGTGGACTTACAGTGTGGCAGCAGTGTGCAACCTCGAGCAGACGTGGCCTTTCATTTCAATCCACGGTTCAGAAGGGCCAACTGCATTGTCTGCAACACTCTGAAAAATGAGAAGTGGGGCTGGGAAGAGATCACCTATGACATGCCtttcaagaaagaaaagtcttttgAGATCGTGATCATGGTGCTGAAAGACAAATTCCAGGCAGGTTTTGGAGAACGGGTTAGATCCTTATTTGTGAGAATAAGCACGAGGGAAGCTTTTCACATGAGTGAACTCACCCTTGCATGTTCTAAATCCAGAGGAAGAGTTTGCCTTTATCATGTTCCTCTAGAGGAGGGCCCATCGGGGACCTTGCTGTGAGTGGGGCACAGCCAGCGTCCCTGCCGGGGTCGCCGTGCCGATGGAGGGTGGGGCCAGCGCAGCCGGCTTCTGTTAGCTCATTGCGCCTTGCAGGGCTGAGCTTCCTTCTGACCTGGCACAGCCTTACACTCAGGATGGGAAAGTAACCCCGGGCAGCAGGACCAGCAGGGTTGGGGAGTCTGAACTGACAGACAGATGGGATCCCGGCATAGGAGTTGGGGTTTGTAAAGTTGCGTCCTGCCGCGGCCTAGTCATGTAGGATCTTGAGATCCTAGACCCAGAGGAGCTTGTAGCAACCCCGCTGCGTGTCGTCAGTGCTCCCTCGGGTGTGTGTGGTCCTGAGGCGCCTCCACCCCCTGGCCCGCGAGCCTGCGGAGGACTTGATGGCTCAGGTGGAGACTCCCCACCTGAGGTGCAGACCCCACTGACCCTCAGAGCCTGCTCCCACCAGCACTTCTCCCCTAAACCTCCTGTCTCCCCTCATCCCTCCTCTGGCCATTGGAGTACTTGGGTCTGTATCGTTCTTTTTAATGCTTGTCCGTGCTCTTGAGCTTtggttttttcctgtttcttttgccTGCCAATGGGATTTTCAGCTCCTTGAGATCAGAGACTGTACTGTGTTCGGTGTGTCTTCCCAACACTCCTACAAGTACTGACATCTGGCGGGAGAGGGAGGCGCCCCGTGCACTGGTACCCGCTAAAATGCATTTATTAACTGTTTTAttcggcggggggggggggcctgTCTTCTGTATTTGTCCAGGTGGCTGTCAATGGAAAACATACCCTGATCTACGCCCACAGGATCAGCCTAGAGAAGATTGACACCCTGGGCATTTATGGCAAAGTTATCATTCACTCCGTGGGTTTCAGCTTCAGCTCGGTCAGTGCCCTTCCATTGGGGGCGGCAGGGGGTCTTTGGTGATGTTTTCttgaaaactgtgtaaatatGTTCCTTGttagtgtgttaatttcttggAAGTAAATCTTTCAGACTAGTAGGATGCTAATCATTGACCAGGGCTTGCTTGTCCGTAGGATCTCAAATCTAGCATGGTtccaacaaaaacccaaaacagcaacaacaaaacaaacagccTTTACAGCTGGAGAGGGGTTGTTTCCTTGATACAGGAGCATAGTGGAGCAGTTCGCTAGGATTGTTTCCTAGAAGTGGGATGTCAAAGGGTACCTGCGTTTTAAGTTAGGGTTGAAATTGCTAACCTGCCCTCCAAAGAGAGTAAAACAAAGTAGTCTCAAGATCTGTATTCATTtgctcacattcttttttttttttttttttttttttgtggtatgcgggcctctcactgctgcggcctctcccgttgcggagcacaggctctggacatgcaggcccagcagccatggctcatgggaccagccgctccacggcatgtgggatcctcccggaccggggcacgaacctgcgtcccctgcatcggcaggcggactctcaaccactgtgccaccagggaagcccctgcacatTCTTCTTGACATTAGTTCTGATTTTAACATTTGCCAGCTTGATAGAGGGGAGAAGGATGCTAATGTTCATGCATTTTTGGATCATAATTTTCTGTCATATTTTCATGTTTaataccatttataatttttttggatatgtcaaGCAGGTTATATTTAGAATTCTGATGGATGTTAAATATTAATCTGAACTTTTCTTCAGGATTTAAGAAGTAGCCAAGCATCTACTCTGGAATGGACAGAGATAAgtgaagaaaatgtaaatattaaatctCTTCATGAACCAccagtttaaaaatgtttttttagttGCCATGTAAATTAGGTGGCAGGCAggctgagtttttttaaaaaaactatgttTTTAATATGAAAACTAAAGTTTTTAGTAATTAATAGGCTGGAAGTAATCGTTTGAAAATTGAGGCGTATACTTCAGGGTGCCGGGTGCTGTAAGTTTTGCTGTTTAGACTCTCAGTGGATCTGACCACTACGCACCAATCTTCTGTACAAAGAACTCTCTGAACTGCTGAATAGGGCTGTCAGGAGGTGTTTATAAACAGTGAGCACAGCCAGTGCATGGGCAAATGAACTTCCACGTGTATCTTCTCCCCCTGTGGAAACAACTGTGGTTCAGACATTTTTTGCTATTATTAGTGTGGAGAAAGTGAGGCCTTACTGATCTCAGCACATTCCTAGACAGACTAGAATCTCAGCATTTGGGGAGCACCCTGGGAAGAACAAGGAAAATGTGTTCGAAGCCCACATGTGGCCTTCGGGAAATGCTCAGCTTGTGGTGGAGGTTACAGGATTCAGATGAACAGGACAGTCAGTCTATTCCCAGCCTGAGTGGCACTCTGCAGCTCCAAAGCACTCGGTCAGAGAGCACTGGCCACCTGCATGTCCCCGCCCACCCCCGGAGTGGAGCAGGCACCAGCAGCCCAGGCCCTGGGAGGTACAGCCAGTAAGATCCAACTGCTCatgttataaaatgtatttcctcCCTGTcaaaagtctttattttgtctttctcttccaatAGGTACAAAAGTCTGGCGTGTCACAGTTTGTAAGTATTTCTGCTATAACATGTGGAACCTTTTATAAGATTGCCCAGGAAATGAATAGTTGAAGCCTTGGAAGACAGGTTCATTCATTCCATACCTTATTGCAGAACTGTTTCCTACAGCCTAGTAATAGAGGAGACATTTCTAAAATCGTCCCCAGAACTGTCTACACCAAGAGCAAAGGTTCGCCGGCCAATCATACTTTGACTTGCTCCAAAATACTACCTATCGACTGTTTGTCAAAGGTTTGAAGAGCCAAAATTTTCTTAATTCTAACAAGTTAAGTGTTAGTTAGCTGATATGTGTAACCGCTACCCTCAGTACAAGCCCAAAGCAGCCACTCTGTGTTTGCACTGGTGTCCTGGACGGCTATCAGTCAACCGGATGTCAGGTCCCTGAGCCATTAGTGTGTGTTTCTGTAACTCCCCCTACCTCAGCCGCTTCCCCTCCAGGCTGAAGGCAGCGCACGCTTCAGGCCAGCCGAGGTGACTTTCTCAGAGGGCATTTCACTCAGGCAGAGGATGTCAGGTCCCTCCCCACATCCATTCATTTCATTGTCTGAAAAATGGAGTGTTTGCTGTGAGCCAGGGACCCAGCTGGGATCAAGGCAGACTTGGTCTGTCCCTTCATGGGGTTCACGGCCTTTAAACATTTCCCAGTGTCTTTCAGCAGTTTTCCCTCAAGATCCCTTTTTGCAGGCTTCCTGATGCTAACTGGGGTTTCTTTGCAGACTCTGCCATTCGTAGCGAGGTTGAGCTCCTCAATGGGCCCTGGACGGACTGTCGTCATAAAAGGAGAAGTAAATACAAACGCCAAAGGGTCAGTATCAGTAAGTGGCCGTAATAATGCAGCAGCTGCTGCGTGTCTCTCTTACAGCTGTAACCCTGTCAACAATCTCGTGAGGTGTAAGTCGGGCTAATGTCATAAGCTTCATTTGAAAAGTGAGACTGTTAAAGCCAGAGGAAGTTGGACTGCTGACAAGTAGTTGGTGGCACCTAGGCTTTTTGTGGCCAGACAGGAGGGTGGCATTTTTGTCCACGAGGCCCACCCTTGTAGAACTGCAGGGCAGCTCTGTGAGAGCAGATCACTTTTATTAGGGCTCGTTCCTTTTGCCATGGGTCTTATAAGATTCCTGCTTTTAGAACCTTTTCCAGAGGTGTTCAGAGTTCTGAAAGCTTGAAATGAGAGCTATTTCCTAGCAAGTAGTACACTTTGAAGAAGAACAGGGCACTTGTAAATGCTGAAAGACTTCCTGCTTGGAAGGACCCTATTCTTGAAGCAGACGTGATCCTTTGGGTCACTTGCTCTAACCGTTTAATTTCTTCCTGTAGCCTTAAACGTGGCTTTTAAAGTTCTTCGTATTTCTATTTTGCAAATAACATACTTATACCAACAGTATGCTGACTCGGAATTTTAAATGTCACCTCATCGGCATTCCTGGGTCCTTGTGTGTACATGTTTTGTGTAATCAGTTTAATTCTGATTGTTGAAATTGCAGAAACTGGACTCCTCTCTTCTACTTGgctaattagttttttaaaattctctcaaaAGCTTTGCTGTTGATCTACTATCAGGAAAATCCAAGGATATTGCTCTCCACCTGAACCCACGCCTGAATGTTAAAGCATTTGTAAGAAATTCTTTTCTTCAGGAGTCCtggggagaagaagagagaaatattACCTGTTTCCCTTTTAGTCCTGGGATGTACTTTGAGGTGAGATGATTATCTTTTTTGAAAATAGGACAGGAAAAAGAATCCTGCGGGCAGGGGTAAGATGCAAGATAAATGGTCCATTTAAATTGAGTCCAACTTAATATGTGGCAATTGTGTGTGGCTTTTGTTTATTTGGAGATTTTGAATGCCGTCTTTTATAACGCAGATGATCAGCATAAACGGCCAAGCCAGTCGAGTGCCATGTTATTTGCGTTGGAATTATCTGACGTTTGTTTTCATAATGACCATTTCTGTGTAGCCCTATATTAGTTAATAGGAATTTCAACAGGAACCTTGTCTCAGGGCGGGAGTAGCGTGTTTAATCCTAAGTAGTCATGAGGAGGTAGGAGCCACGAGACTGCCGGTGCTATCCATCGTCTCGGTGACACACAGCTTAGGTGGCAGTACTCTCTTCCAGGCAGTCCTGTttgtatatattcaaagaaagacACATTTAGACCACCGGGACTTGAAGGCATGTAGTCCTGAGCCCCCGGAGATGCAAATATTCTAACACAGCCTCTCCCCAGATGTGCTTCTGGGTAGCCTCGCCATGTGGATGCTGCATGGTAGCGGCTGGGTGCCCTCACCAGCTTACGTGACTCACTGCTCATGTGGTCATTTAGGGTCACTGATTTCGGTCATGCTCCCCCAGCATTTTAAACTGTCACATGCTCTGGACCGTTGGAGCTCGCAAGACTCCTCAGAGTTGTTAGAAGCGTGAACATCAGGCTGAATAGAAGGTGGTGACTTGGcattaatatttattcataagTTCCTGTCTAATGCAGTGCCCTGGTTTGGGGAGTGACAGACAGGAGCGAGCTCATCACAGGTTCCCTGGAAGTGGTGGGTACTCGTTTGGAATTCAGAAGGAGGTGTGGGGGTAAAGGTAATCTGGGTTTTCCAGATTTGGGGGATGATACAGACAAGTCACTGGAGGTGGGAAGGGCAGCACAGGGGTTGCTGACCAGGCGGCAGTCGGGGTGTGAAGGGTGACGTGGGTTCACTGGAGGGAGAGGTGGCTGCTCGGCAGGAAGCTGATCCTTGTGGTTGGTGACTGGAAACTCGTGACCTGTTTTTTGACCTACTTGAGGCCCAAGTTTGGGACtactgtattaaaataaaagaggaaaacaacacATTCTCTTAAATAATCTTTTCCTTTTGTTAGTTTTCTACTTCAGGAGGAAGAGTAGTTGTCCTCATGTTGGATCATTGTTGTCAATTTTTTGGTAGAGATAGCTTTTTTCCAATAGCTTTAAACTCCTGCCTTTTTAATAGGCTTTCATTTGAGATTCTCAGATCTTTGCATTAAAGCCATTGCTCTGCTTTTAAATAGTATCTTCTGTTCCTTGGCATTTCagattcacttattagttccagctGGAATCATTTAAAAAGTATCTTTCGGTTTTGTAATTTCATCTGTGAGCTCTTTATCAAATTCATGTTTTTAGGAGCTGTTCAGGTGGTTGAGGGATCTTGGTGTTCCACGTTTTCATGtatgtacttttcttttctttgttttgcaaCAGTGTGTCCACTAGGCTGCCTGCCATTTCTCTTCCATTTGTAACATAAGGTGCTGGCTCTGCACTTGCTCTGACTTAGTCTAGAGAACTCTTTTCCCACTGCATCCGTCTAATGCCAGTTTGTTTTCCCTTCTGAGCATGAGGCTGTGTGTTTTGTGTTCTCTTGAGATTTTGTTAAATGTCTATCACCAAAGGTCCCTTCCACCTGGTTGAAACTGGGATTTCCACCATTGTTGTGGGCATATAATCCCCAGTTATGGCTATTTTCCCCAGTTCTCTGTATAGCCCTGCCACCTTCATCTGTGTCAGTTATTGCTGTTATCCATGGAATTTCTCCCTCTTCCTAATCTCCCCCAGCAGCCATTTCCACTAGTCCTAGCAAAAGAAATAAGACACTCAGTTGGCTGCTTTGCAGATCCAGATTTTGTGCCTCAGTCTGGCCTccggggatggaggtggggagtgCCGAGGAGAGCACAGTGTGGGTTCACCCAACTGGCCTGTGCAGTGTGGGTGGGAAACAAATGGTAGTCAGTGGCCAGACTGGCACCGGGAACGTGGTAGCAGAAGTAAGAGGTTTAGGTGTACGAGCGATTTAAAAGGATAGCAGTTAACTCTGAAGGGCTAACACCAGTGAGGACTCTGAACTGAATCTCTGCCAAAACTCACAGGTTCATAGAACACTGAGCTTTGAAGAGCTTTGGAGAAACAGACACGAGGTGCTGAGCTGGGATGGGAATCAGGGTCACCAAGCAGCTCTGCAATCCCTAGCAAGTGCCCTAAACTTCTGAGATTTCATATTGTCTGAGTTGCCCAAGACCCTAGAGTTTGAGGCAGCAAAGTGAGGATCCGAGCCCCTTGGTTCCCAGCCTGTGACTGGGAACCAGCTCTTCTGTGAACGAGTGTCACAGTCAGCCATTTTCTCCTTCCCAAGTGCCGGCGAGGAGGGTGGCTTGCCACTTCCCCAGGAGCACGGGGCAGGAGAGGGCGCATGCAGAGGACAGGAAGCCAGCAGGCCCTGGGGAGTGTGAGGGTCCAGGCACGTGAGAGTCACTTCCCGGAGTGGGACAAGGCAGAAAGTGCCACTACAGATACACGTTAGTCAGGTCCTGGAAACTGCAGCAGGGAGTCGGCGGTGGCAGGCTGGGAGAGGAAACCAAATGGTTTACTTTTTGACACGCCTGTTCGTGTGCAGGAAGGAAACTCTTAAGCCCAGGGGCACCACTAATGTTGTGTATACTTTCCTTCCAGATGATAATTTATTGTGATGTTAGAGAATTCAAGGTTGCAGTAAACGGTGTACACAGCCTGGAGTACAGACACAGATTTAAAGACCTGAGTCATATCGACACGCTGCAAATCGACGGCGATATCCACTTACTGGAAGTAAGGAGCTGGTAGCTGACAGGTGTGCTACAAACACTGAAATACACATGACTTCTGTAACACTGCCCTTGTTAAAATGCATCTTACTCTCATGATATGGTTTATATATGTTGTTAAAATGAGCTGAAGTCCTACTGGGTGTCCTCAGTCCATGTCACGCAGTGAGGCTTCGTCAAGCAAAAAGTGAGGCCATTTGAGGCAACAGCAGCTTATAGCCATTCTTAAAATAGGCCTTTCTGCTCTCCTGCACCCTGGCCGCCTCCTTTTTAAACCTACTTCAcattcaacaagtgtttactAAGAGCCTGCTGTAACACAGTAGCCACCCTGCACGGAGCGCTTGCCTTTTGCCAGCActgtgctgggagctgggaggaCACAGTGGGGCACGTACGTTCCCTGTTCTGTTCAGCTCAGAACCTTCCGTGCTTTGCCACTGTGCCATTGTTTCTCCTCCATGCACTACGTAAACTCACCAGGCACTTAGAAGAATTATTCTATTAGATCATCACCTAAGGACACTATAGGCGACACCACTCTTCCTCCAGCACTGCCCTTCATACCCAGTGTTTGATCGTATCCTGTAATTGAGAGGATTGATGTTGACCTACATCTGGCAGTTTTCTTTAGCATAATAGCTAGCTCTTCTAGCTGTAAGCATTACCAAATAATTATCATTATGAGGTCTGAACACAGCACAAGATAGAGgcaaaaaacaaagcagaacgAACAAAACCAAATGGTGCTGAAATTAACTTGATGTCAGTCTCCAGGCCACTGATCTTCTGTACCAGTAACTGCTTATTTTAGAATATTGGAATTCAGGGTGACTCAGAGGTCTCCTCTGCACATACTCTATAGAAAGCTTAAGGTAGACGAGAGATGGATTCAATTTGTAAAATGTTTGCAGGTAACAAAGCAATGCCAAGATTAGACGTGATGACTGATCATAGAACAGGCCCATCCGAGACCAGTGAAGTAGAGAGAGGCCGTGTGTGTCTGTTGCTTGTCCGCACGCAGACCAGCACTGCCTCTCCTCTTCTAAGACGAGCCCGTCACCGTTAGTGACTGAGATCAAAACGCTGTTCTCCCTTCAGTGATTAAAATCAAACCTGTATCAGCAAGTTAAACTGTTGttgcatttctgtaattttttgttattctttgaaGTGAGTTGGCAGAAGTTCTTTGTAGAATCCTTACAGGTCAGATCTTGTCACAGGGAATTTCAAAGCCTTGGGAGTGGGAAGGTAAAAAGCTAGATCAGTCAGATCATTTTATATTAAATCACTGGGCTGAATTCTGCCAGGATTTGGGAATATTTTCACAACAGCTTTTGGTTAGGTATTATCTGTATCCCTATAGTGGAAGAAATACTATTACCAgtcttacttttaaaaagtactcaGTGTAGAAACTTCTAGCACTTAATTCTTTTCCACcttttcatattaatttattatGCTCAGTCTTGCcaagctaaaacaaacaaaaaaacactggtGGAGGAGAGGATGTTGGGAAAGCTGTAGAAGGCAAGAAGGATCTAGTATCCCCCAAggggtttttttcctctggaaaagAACATCAGAGGGCCTGGCAGATGGTGGAAACTGTGGACcacttaggaaaaaagaaaagcccactTACCTTGTTTCCTGTAAGTCTTAAACatagttcattttcattttatgtggATGATACTAAAAAGTCAGACCATTTCTTTGACAGAATAAATACaaaatcttaagattttttttgaaaagacgCTATTAGCATTTATTAATGAATCCTGTTGAGATGTTTCATAAAGAGAAACACGCATTCCTAGCAAGCTCTGTCTCCAAACTGCACATCAGCCTTTCGCTTGTCACAATTCCACACTAAGTTTCTGTATTAAATTAGATCAAGGGCTTTCAGACTTGATTTTGAACACCAATGGAACAGTGCTTAGAtgccttaaattttaaaaagggataaataaataaataaaatgccttaaacaaaataaaggcagatttgtttacttttatttggGCCCTCACTTTGCAGCTTCATCATGACATAGTATAGAGATTAGAGAACTTCAaagctttgaaaaaaaatctgttgtttacttttttcctcATAAAAGTAATCCTTGTTTAACCACCAATAGAAATGTGAG from Mesoplodon densirostris isolate mMesDen1 chromosome 1, mMesDen1 primary haplotype, whole genome shotgun sequence includes:
- the LGALS8 gene encoding galectin-8 isoform X3, with amino-acid sequence MMLSLNNLQNVVCNPIIPYVGTISEQLEPGTLIVLRGHVPSDSDRFQVDLQCGSSVQPRADVAFHFNPRFRRANCIVCNTLKNEKWGWEEITYDMPFKKEKSFEIVIMVLKDKFQVAVNGKHTLIYAHRISLEKIDTLGIYGKVIIHSVGFSFSSVQKSGVSQFTLPFVARLSSSMGPGRTVVIKGEVNTNAKGFAVDLLSGKSKDIALHLNPRLNVKAFVRNSFLQESWGEEERNITCFPFSPGMYFEMIIYCDVREFKVAVNGVHSLEYRHRFKDLSHIDTLQIDGDIHLLEVTKQCQD
- the LGALS8 gene encoding galectin-8 isoform X4; protein product: MMLSLNNLQNVVCNPIIPYVGTISEQLEPGTLIVLRGHVPSDSDRFQVDLQCGSSVQPRADVAFHFNPRFRRANCIVCNTLKNEKWGWEEITYDMPFKKEKSFEIVIMVLKDKFQVAVNGKHTLIYAHRISLEKIDTLGIYGKVIIHSVGFSFSSDLRSSQASTLEWTEISEENVQKSGVSQFPSNRGDISKIVPRTVYTKSKGSPANHTLTCSKILPIDCLSKTLPFVARLSSSMGPGRTVVIKGEVNTNAKGFAVDLLSGKSKDIALHLNPRLNVKAFVRNSFLQESWGEEERNITCFPFSPGMYFEMIIYCDVREFKVAVNGVHSLEYRHRFKDLSHIDTLQIDGDIHLLEVRSW
- the LGALS8 gene encoding galectin-8 isoform X2, whose protein sequence is MMLSLNNLQNVVCNPIIPYVGTISEQLEPGTLIVLRGHVPSDSDRFQVDLQCGSSVQPRADVAFHFNPRFRRANCIVCNTLKNEKWGWEEITYDMPFKKEKSFEIVIMVLKDKFQVAVNGKHTLIYAHRISLEKIDTLGIYGKVIIHSVGFSFSSDLRSSQASTLEWTEISEENVQKSGVSQFTLPFVARLSSSMGPGRTVVIKGEVNTNAKGFAVDLLSGKSKDIALHLNPRLNVKAFVRNSFLQESWGEEERNITCFPFSPGMYFEMIIYCDVREFKVAVNGVHSLEYRHRFKDLSHIDTLQIDGDIHLLEVRSW
- the LGALS8 gene encoding galectin-8 isoform X1: MMLSLNNLQNVVCNPIIPYVGTISEQLEPGTLIVLRGHVPSDSDRFQVDLQCGSSVQPRADVAFHFNPRFRRANCIVCNTLKNEKWGWEEITYDMPFKKEKSFEIVIMVLKDKFQVAVNGKHTLIYAHRISLEKIDTLGIYGKVIIHSVGFSFSSDLRSSQASTLEWTEISEENVQKSGVSQFTLPFVARLSSSMGPGRTVVIKGEVNTNAKGFAVDLLSGKSKDIALHLNPRLNVKAFVRNSFLQESWGEEERNITCFPFSPGMYFEMIIYCDVREFKVAVNGVHSLEYRHRFKDLSHIDTLQIDGDIHLLEVTKQCQD